Proteins from a genomic interval of Lolium perenne isolate Kyuss_39 chromosome 1, Kyuss_2.0, whole genome shotgun sequence:
- the LOC127308409 gene encoding uncharacterized protein: MSGGVGPTAGGGITLPSMGQPPPPLHPTPTSPTARPHHHYYLFSIKQLNTLGAAAVLAFSTTVPLPDIAFAVLLVPYLVLLAALAFPQRPGKPDPAAPVFAGAGRVLLGAHTAAGFLVGAALPALYILDGLRSGDTTGVASAAPHAFLLAAQVFTEGLTAAWPWRFSLPVRAAVPVMYSARRMFAAGEWLRQEMEEKRGGPGVDPRRLVAGRVLAVANLAFWGANLFAFLLPLYLPRALQRYYCGSADDGTRGSSDGNGEEKKDS, encoded by the coding sequence ATGTCCGGCGGCGTGGGCCCGACGGCGGGAGGCGGCATCACGCTGCCGTCGATggggcagccgccgccgccgctgcacccGACGCCGACCTCGCCCACGGCGCGCCCGCACCACCACTACTACCTCTTCTCCATCAAGCAGCTCAACACGCTGGGCGCCGCGGCCGTGCTCGCCTTCTCCACCACCGTCCCGCTCCCGGACATCGCCTTCGCGGTCCTGCTCGTCCCCTACCTCGTCCTCCTCGCCGCGCTCGCCTTCCCGCAGCGCCCGGGGAAGCCCGACCCGGCCGCGCCCGTCTTCGCCGGCGCCGGCCGCGTCCTCCTCGGCGCGCACACCGCGGCCGGCTTCCTCGTCGGCGCCGCGCTCCCGGCGCTCTACATCCTCGACGGCCTCCGGTCCGGGGACACCACGGGCGTCGCCAGCGCGGCCCCGCACGCGTTCCTCCTCGCCGCGCAGGTCTTCACCGAGGGCCTCACGGCGGCCTGGCCGTGGCGCTTCTCGCTCCCCGTCAGGGCCGCCGTCCCGGTCATGTACAGCGCGCGCCGGATGTTCGCGGCCGGGGAGTGGCTGCGGCAGGAGATGGAGGAGAAGCGCGGGGGGCCGGGTGTGGACCCGCGCCGGCTCGTGGCCGGGAGGGTGCTCGCCGTCGCCAACCTCGCCTTCTGGGGCGCCAACCTGTTCGCCTTCCTCCTGCCCTTGTACCTGCCCAGGGCGCTCCAGAGGTACTACTGCGGCAGCGCCGACGACGGCACCCGCGGCAGCAGCGACGGCAACGGCGAGGAGAAGAAGGATTCCTAG
- the LOC127308404 gene encoding tetratricopeptide repeat protein SKI3 isoform X2: protein MWTGRRAWSLLCARTLLASRRARFGLSGDSATYRFIKTNGQRLYKAFNTQYEVTRHVLIYGRHSDWLTTVWACLLLQQSFCWQSYGRAIELDSSRVFALIESGNIQLMLGYFRKGVEQFRLALELAPHNHSAYFGLASALLAWSRHCVATGAFTWAANLLKEASEAAKACSSLTGNLSCVWKLHADTQLALARCFPWEHGDIKWGMDEHTFKASVLEWRSTCLSAANGAKLSYQRALHLTPWEANIHIDTAACLDLICTMEENNSVDPITWELPEKMSLGGLMLEPVNKDFWVTLGLVSSNQALKQHSLIRALHLDMSLSEAWAYLGKIYRQSGHKQLARQTFDRARSIDPSLALPWAGMSAEDHNQYGAGAVNESYESCLRAVQILPLPEFQIGLGTIAARSGELLSPQVLMAVRQAVQRAPHYPESHNISGLVAEVRSDFQSAIASYQQAKFALDMMCRSKLDNRYPFVDVSLNLARSLCKAGLATDAARECEELKTKGLLNVDGLQSYAFALWKLGRHDEALSVSRNLAENLPSMKQESATGALGFICTLAYNITGKDSAALVIHTLPGQPSYNRELKFIISALDALQPTKRFQLPQLSTPPRLTSYEVMSEVHSNIALGKAIGGESNSCLGVEGGLSYLKKVLHMYPDCSLLRNHLGSLLLSGGDWTASHKAVRVTSLSHGHTSNRGLRSPHQIQASATVSCYATCTSYPKFSFPTCEDQYLSQYNALCNLQRLVHQEPWNQDARYLLVLAIFQKAREEKYPKHISTILKRLILQVLSSRSNSEENKIVLYEKYLLLLLSSEISLQSDDHANCITQATDALRVTSPSADAFFAHLQLCRAYVVQGDLSSSRKEYMKCLQNQTNTEIGWVMLKQLESLCSPSPGSDEIEINLKECIERKGSNPSKWASLFNLACAQSSMRVEDFASAEKALAQACAEKDADSCILFLNGAMNMEIARRYTAPQYISRAASSLRKAQQKSQATVPIVSLLLAQAEGSLGSKTKWEKNLRLEWFTWPPELRPAELYFQMHLLASQLTAAAAPQQKQRLLLPETMQSPGAWLLRAIHQNPSCPRYWKALEQLVYV from the exons atgtggacgggaaggagagcttGGAGCTTGCTGTGTGCAAGGACGCTGCTGGCAAGTCGCCGCGCGCGTTTTGGGCTTTCAGGAGACTCGGCTACTTACAG GTTCATCAAAACAAATGGTCAGAGGCTATACAAAGCCTTCAACACTCAATACGAGGTTACCCGACATGTGCTGATTTATGGGAG GCACTCGGACTGGCTTACCACCGTTTGGGCATGTTTACTGCTGCAGCAAAG TTTTTGTTGGCAGTCGTATGGGCGTGCTATTGAACTCGATAGTTCCAGGGTATTTGCGTTGATTGAAAGTGGAAACATCCAGCTGATGCTTGGTTATTTCAGAAAG GGAGTTGAACAGTTTCGTTTAGCTTTGGAGTTGGCTCCTCATAATCATTCTGCATACTTTGGGCTTGCTTCTGCATTGCTTGCTTGGTCAAGGCATTGTGTAGCTACTGGGGCGTTTACCTGGGCAGCTAATCTGTTAAAG GAAGCATCAGAAGCTGCTAAAGCTTGTTCTTCCTTGACTGGAAATCTTTCCTGTGTTTGGAAATTGCACGCAGACACTCAG CTTGCACTTGCAAGATGCTTTCCGTGGGAGCATGGGGATATCAAGTGGGGCATGGATGAACATACTTTCAAAGCTTCTGTCCTTGAGTGGAGAAGTACATGCTTGTCAGCTGCAAATGGTGCAAAACTCTCATATCAACGAGCTTTGCATCTCACACCTTGGGAAGCTAATATTCACATTGATACTGCTGCTTGTCTTGATCTCATTTGTACCATGGAGGAGAATAACTCTGTAGACCCGATAACTTG GGAGCTTCCAGAGAAAATGTCATTGGGTGGTTTGATGTTGGAACCAGTTAATAAGGATTTCTGGGTCACATTGGGTTTAGTGTCAAGTAATCAGGCTTTAAAGCAACATTCTCTTATCAGGGCACTGCATTTGGATATGTCTCTCTCTGAAGCTTGGGCATACCTTGGAAAG ATTTACAGACAATCAGGTCACAAGCAATTAGCAAGACAAACATTTGACCGAGCTCGAAGCATTGATCCTTCATTGGCCTTGCCATGGGCAGGAATGTCGGCAGAAGATCATAACCAATATGG GGCTGGTGCAGTAAACGAGTCTTATGAAAGCTGCTTGAGAGCTGTGCAGATACTACCT CTGCCAGAGTTCCAGATTGGCCTTGGAACTATTGCTGCTCGTTCTGGTGAACTTCTGTCACCTCAG GTATTGATGGCTGTAAGACAGGCTGTTCAGCGAGCGCCTCATTACCCGGAGTCACACAATATAAGTGGATTGGTTGCTGAAGTCCGATCAGACTTTCAATCTGCAATCGCATCTTACCAACAGGCGAAATTTGCTTTAGACATGATGTGCAGGTCCAAGTTAGACAACAGATATCCTTTTGTTGATGTTTCGCTGAATCTTGCCCGGTCACTTTGTAAG GCTGGTCTTGCAACTGATGCAGCACGGGAGTGCGAAGAGTTGAAAACAAAAG GGTTGCTGAACGTTGATGGATTACAGTCATATGCTTTTGCATTGTGGAAACTTGGACGGCATGACGAAGCTCTCTCTGTATCAAGAAACTTGGCTGAGAATTTACCTAGTATGAAGCAGGAGAGTGCAACTGGAGCATTGGGATTCATATGCACCTTGGCATACAACATCACCGGGAAGGATTCTGCAGCTTTAGTCATTCATACACTCCCTGGTCAACCCAGTTATAACAGAGAGTTGAAATTCATCATCTCTGCATTAGATGCTTTGCAGCCAACTAAGCGTTTTCAGTTACCTCAATTGAGTACGCCTCCTAGACTTACATCCTATGAGGTGATGAGTGAAGTCCACTCAAATATTGCTCTGGGGAAGGCA ATTGGTGGGGAATCAAACAGCTGTTTAGGGGTCGAGGGTGGTTTGTCTTACCTGAAAAAGGTTCTGCACATGTATCCTGATTGCAGTTTACTAAG AAACCATCTTGGATCGCTGCTGCTGTCCGGTGGAGATTGGACTGCTTCTCACAAAGCAGTAAGGGTTACTTCATTGTCCCATGGGCACACATCCAATAGAGGCCTAAGGTCCCCGCATCAAATTCAAGCATCTGCAACAGTGTCTTGCTATGCTACCTGCACTTCTTATCCAAAGTTCTCATTCCCAACATGTGAAGATCAGTACTTGAGTCAATACAATGCACTATGCAACCTGCAAAG GTTGGTTCATCAGGAACCATGGAACCAAGATGCACGGTACCTGCTTGTACTTGCTATTTTCCAAAAAGCACGTGAAGAGAAGTACCCCAAACACATTAGTACCATCTTGAAGAGGTTGATTCTACAAGTACTGTCCAGCAGAAGCAATTCAGAAGAGAATAAAATCGTCCTTTATGAGAAGTACTTGCTACTCCTACTGTCTTCAGAGATTAGTTTGCAATCTGATGACCATGCAAACTGCATCACTCAAGCTACAGATGCTCTAAGAGTTACTTCGCCAAGTGCGGATGCTTTCTTTGCACACTTGCAACTGTGTCGGGCTTATGTGGTGCAAGGTGATCTTTCAAGCTCCAGGAAGGAGTACATGAAGTGCTTGCAGAACCAGACAAATACTGAGATTGGCTGGGTAATGCTGAAGCAACTAGAGTCTCTATGTTCACCGAGCCCTGGCTCTGATGAAATAGAGATAAATCTCAAAGAGTGCATTGAGAGGAAGGGTAGCAACCCATCAAAATGGGCATCTCTTTTTAATCTAGCATGTGCTCAGTCCTCTATGCGGGTTGAGGACTTTGCAAGTGCTGAAAAAGCTCTTGCACAGGCTTGTGCTGAAAAGGATGCTGATAGCTGCATCTTATTTCTCAATG GAGCGATGAATATGGAAATTGCCCGGAGGTATACGGCTCCTCAATATATAAGCCGTGCAGCTTCCAGCCTCAGAAAGGCACAGCAGAAATCTCAAGCTACCGTACCCATCGTATCGCTCCTACTGGCCCAAGCAGAAGGCAGCCTTGGCTCCAAAACCAAATGGGAGAAAAACCTTCGCCTCGAATGGTTCACATGGCCCCCAG AACTGCGGCCTGCGGAGCTCTACTTCCAAATGCATCTGCTGGCGAGCCAGTTGACTGCGGCGGCAGCTCCTCAGCAGAAGCAGCGGTTGCTGCTGCCGGAGACGATGCAGAGCCCTGGTGCGTGGCTTCTCAGAGCGATACACCAGAACCCGTCGTGCCCCAGGTACTGGAAGGCCTTGGAGCAGCTTGTGTACGTGTAA
- the LOC127308404 gene encoding tetratricopeptide repeat protein SKI3 isoform X1, whose product MSAPTAKRGAGEEEAERLLAAAKLNPNDGGPFRALGHHYARAGDAQRAARCFQRAVALDPDDAQAGEALCDLLDVDGKESLELAVCKDAAGKSPRAFWAFRRLGYLQVHQNKWSEAIQSLQHSIRGYPTCADLWEALGLAYHRLGMFTAAAKSYGRAIELDSSRVFALIESGNIQLMLGYFRKGVEQFRLALELAPHNHSAYFGLASALLAWSRHCVATGAFTWAANLLKEASEAAKACSSLTGNLSCVWKLHADTQLALARCFPWEHGDIKWGMDEHTFKASVLEWRSTCLSAANGAKLSYQRALHLTPWEANIHIDTAACLDLICTMEENNSVDPITWELPEKMSLGGLMLEPVNKDFWVTLGLVSSNQALKQHSLIRALHLDMSLSEAWAYLGKIYRQSGHKQLARQTFDRARSIDPSLALPWAGMSAEDHNQYGAGAVNESYESCLRAVQILPLPEFQIGLGTIAARSGELLSPQVLMAVRQAVQRAPHYPESHNISGLVAEVRSDFQSAIASYQQAKFALDMMCRSKLDNRYPFVDVSLNLARSLCKAGLATDAARECEELKTKGLLNVDGLQSYAFALWKLGRHDEALSVSRNLAENLPSMKQESATGALGFICTLAYNITGKDSAALVIHTLPGQPSYNRELKFIISALDALQPTKRFQLPQLSTPPRLTSYEVMSEVHSNIALGKAIGGESNSCLGVEGGLSYLKKVLHMYPDCSLLRNHLGSLLLSGGDWTASHKAVRVTSLSHGHTSNRGLRSPHQIQASATVSCYATCTSYPKFSFPTCEDQYLSQYNALCNLQRLVHQEPWNQDARYLLVLAIFQKAREEKYPKHISTILKRLILQVLSSRSNSEENKIVLYEKYLLLLLSSEISLQSDDHANCITQATDALRVTSPSADAFFAHLQLCRAYVVQGDLSSSRKEYMKCLQNQTNTEIGWVMLKQLESLCSPSPGSDEIEINLKECIERKGSNPSKWASLFNLACAQSSMRVEDFASAEKALAQACAEKDADSCILFLNGAMNMEIARRYTAPQYISRAASSLRKAQQKSQATVPIVSLLLAQAEGSLGSKTKWEKNLRLEWFTWPPELRPAELYFQMHLLASQLTAAAAPQQKQRLLLPETMQSPGAWLLRAIHQNPSCPRYWKALEQLVYV is encoded by the exons ATGTCCGCACCCACGGCGAAGCGGGGCGCgggggaggaggaggccgagcgcCTCCTCGCGGCCGCCAAGCTGAACCCGAACGACGGCGGGCCCTTCCGCGCCCTCGGCCACCACTACGCCCGCGCCGGCGACGCGCAGCGCGCGGCCAGGTGCTTCCAGCGGGCCGTGGCCCTCGACCCCGACGACGCCCAGGCTGGG GAGGCGCTCTGCGATTTGCTTGatgtggacgggaaggagagcttGGAGCTTGCTGTGTGCAAGGACGCTGCTGGCAAGTCGCCGCGCGCGTTTTGGGCTTTCAGGAGACTCGGCTACTTACAG GTTCATCAAAACAAATGGTCAGAGGCTATACAAAGCCTTCAACACTCAATACGAGGTTACCCGACATGTGCTGATTTATGGGAG GCACTCGGACTGGCTTACCACCGTTTGGGCATGTTTACTGCTGCAGCAAAG TCGTATGGGCGTGCTATTGAACTCGATAGTTCCAGGGTATTTGCGTTGATTGAAAGTGGAAACATCCAGCTGATGCTTGGTTATTTCAGAAAG GGAGTTGAACAGTTTCGTTTAGCTTTGGAGTTGGCTCCTCATAATCATTCTGCATACTTTGGGCTTGCTTCTGCATTGCTTGCTTGGTCAAGGCATTGTGTAGCTACTGGGGCGTTTACCTGGGCAGCTAATCTGTTAAAG GAAGCATCAGAAGCTGCTAAAGCTTGTTCTTCCTTGACTGGAAATCTTTCCTGTGTTTGGAAATTGCACGCAGACACTCAG CTTGCACTTGCAAGATGCTTTCCGTGGGAGCATGGGGATATCAAGTGGGGCATGGATGAACATACTTTCAAAGCTTCTGTCCTTGAGTGGAGAAGTACATGCTTGTCAGCTGCAAATGGTGCAAAACTCTCATATCAACGAGCTTTGCATCTCACACCTTGGGAAGCTAATATTCACATTGATACTGCTGCTTGTCTTGATCTCATTTGTACCATGGAGGAGAATAACTCTGTAGACCCGATAACTTG GGAGCTTCCAGAGAAAATGTCATTGGGTGGTTTGATGTTGGAACCAGTTAATAAGGATTTCTGGGTCACATTGGGTTTAGTGTCAAGTAATCAGGCTTTAAAGCAACATTCTCTTATCAGGGCACTGCATTTGGATATGTCTCTCTCTGAAGCTTGGGCATACCTTGGAAAG ATTTACAGACAATCAGGTCACAAGCAATTAGCAAGACAAACATTTGACCGAGCTCGAAGCATTGATCCTTCATTGGCCTTGCCATGGGCAGGAATGTCGGCAGAAGATCATAACCAATATGG GGCTGGTGCAGTAAACGAGTCTTATGAAAGCTGCTTGAGAGCTGTGCAGATACTACCT CTGCCAGAGTTCCAGATTGGCCTTGGAACTATTGCTGCTCGTTCTGGTGAACTTCTGTCACCTCAG GTATTGATGGCTGTAAGACAGGCTGTTCAGCGAGCGCCTCATTACCCGGAGTCACACAATATAAGTGGATTGGTTGCTGAAGTCCGATCAGACTTTCAATCTGCAATCGCATCTTACCAACAGGCGAAATTTGCTTTAGACATGATGTGCAGGTCCAAGTTAGACAACAGATATCCTTTTGTTGATGTTTCGCTGAATCTTGCCCGGTCACTTTGTAAG GCTGGTCTTGCAACTGATGCAGCACGGGAGTGCGAAGAGTTGAAAACAAAAG GGTTGCTGAACGTTGATGGATTACAGTCATATGCTTTTGCATTGTGGAAACTTGGACGGCATGACGAAGCTCTCTCTGTATCAAGAAACTTGGCTGAGAATTTACCTAGTATGAAGCAGGAGAGTGCAACTGGAGCATTGGGATTCATATGCACCTTGGCATACAACATCACCGGGAAGGATTCTGCAGCTTTAGTCATTCATACACTCCCTGGTCAACCCAGTTATAACAGAGAGTTGAAATTCATCATCTCTGCATTAGATGCTTTGCAGCCAACTAAGCGTTTTCAGTTACCTCAATTGAGTACGCCTCCTAGACTTACATCCTATGAGGTGATGAGTGAAGTCCACTCAAATATTGCTCTGGGGAAGGCA ATTGGTGGGGAATCAAACAGCTGTTTAGGGGTCGAGGGTGGTTTGTCTTACCTGAAAAAGGTTCTGCACATGTATCCTGATTGCAGTTTACTAAG AAACCATCTTGGATCGCTGCTGCTGTCCGGTGGAGATTGGACTGCTTCTCACAAAGCAGTAAGGGTTACTTCATTGTCCCATGGGCACACATCCAATAGAGGCCTAAGGTCCCCGCATCAAATTCAAGCATCTGCAACAGTGTCTTGCTATGCTACCTGCACTTCTTATCCAAAGTTCTCATTCCCAACATGTGAAGATCAGTACTTGAGTCAATACAATGCACTATGCAACCTGCAAAG GTTGGTTCATCAGGAACCATGGAACCAAGATGCACGGTACCTGCTTGTACTTGCTATTTTCCAAAAAGCACGTGAAGAGAAGTACCCCAAACACATTAGTACCATCTTGAAGAGGTTGATTCTACAAGTACTGTCCAGCAGAAGCAATTCAGAAGAGAATAAAATCGTCCTTTATGAGAAGTACTTGCTACTCCTACTGTCTTCAGAGATTAGTTTGCAATCTGATGACCATGCAAACTGCATCACTCAAGCTACAGATGCTCTAAGAGTTACTTCGCCAAGTGCGGATGCTTTCTTTGCACACTTGCAACTGTGTCGGGCTTATGTGGTGCAAGGTGATCTTTCAAGCTCCAGGAAGGAGTACATGAAGTGCTTGCAGAACCAGACAAATACTGAGATTGGCTGGGTAATGCTGAAGCAACTAGAGTCTCTATGTTCACCGAGCCCTGGCTCTGATGAAATAGAGATAAATCTCAAAGAGTGCATTGAGAGGAAGGGTAGCAACCCATCAAAATGGGCATCTCTTTTTAATCTAGCATGTGCTCAGTCCTCTATGCGGGTTGAGGACTTTGCAAGTGCTGAAAAAGCTCTTGCACAGGCTTGTGCTGAAAAGGATGCTGATAGCTGCATCTTATTTCTCAATG GAGCGATGAATATGGAAATTGCCCGGAGGTATACGGCTCCTCAATATATAAGCCGTGCAGCTTCCAGCCTCAGAAAGGCACAGCAGAAATCTCAAGCTACCGTACCCATCGTATCGCTCCTACTGGCCCAAGCAGAAGGCAGCCTTGGCTCCAAAACCAAATGGGAGAAAAACCTTCGCCTCGAATGGTTCACATGGCCCCCAG AACTGCGGCCTGCGGAGCTCTACTTCCAAATGCATCTGCTGGCGAGCCAGTTGACTGCGGCGGCAGCTCCTCAGCAGAAGCAGCGGTTGCTGCTGCCGGAGACGATGCAGAGCCCTGGTGCGTGGCTTCTCAGAGCGATACACCAGAACCCGTCGTGCCCCAGGTACTGGAAGGCCTTGGAGCAGCTTGTGTACGTGTAA